A portion of the Nitratidesulfovibrio termitidis HI1 genome contains these proteins:
- a CDS encoding aldo/keto reductase, with protein MLYRTMPKNGDKLSALGFGCMRLPMQDGKVDEARAIAQIRSAIDGGVNYVDTAWPYHHGESEIVLGKALREGYREKVKVATKLPSWLLKTRADMDRYLDAQLERLGVDCIDYYLVHALNGPLWDTVRGLGVLEFLETAKADGRITNIGFSFHGLAEDFKRIVDAYPWTFCQIQYNYLDETYQAGTDGLRYAAGKGIGVIIMEPLRGGNLGLITAPPAVQAIWDESPVRRTPVEWALRWVWNHPEVTLVLSGMNEEAHIAENMAIAGSAEAGSMTSQELELVARASAKYRELMKVRCTGCGYCMPCPMGVSIPMCFETYNKMHMFGNIQEGKFLYALRMSGEIGSEGPGYASQCVACGQCVENCPQNIAIPEVLAELAAELEGPDFAQLQEAGRQFLRRTA; from the coding sequence GTGCTGTACAGAACCATGCCCAAGAACGGTGACAAGCTGTCCGCGCTGGGTTTCGGCTGCATGCGCCTGCCCATGCAGGACGGCAAGGTGGACGAAGCCCGCGCCATTGCCCAGATCCGCAGCGCCATCGACGGCGGGGTCAACTACGTGGACACGGCATGGCCGTACCACCATGGCGAGAGCGAAATCGTGCTCGGCAAGGCCCTGCGTGAAGGCTATCGCGAAAAGGTCAAGGTGGCCACCAAGCTGCCATCGTGGCTGCTGAAGACCCGCGCCGACATGGACCGCTACCTGGACGCGCAGCTTGAACGCCTTGGCGTCGACTGCATCGACTACTACCTGGTGCACGCGCTGAACGGCCCCCTGTGGGATACCGTGCGCGGGCTTGGCGTGCTGGAATTTCTGGAAACGGCCAAGGCCGACGGGCGTATCACCAACATCGGGTTTTCGTTCCATGGCCTGGCGGAAGACTTCAAGCGCATCGTCGACGCCTACCCCTGGACGTTCTGCCAGATCCAGTACAACTACCTGGACGAGACCTATCAGGCGGGTACCGATGGGCTGCGTTACGCCGCAGGCAAGGGCATTGGCGTGATCATCATGGAGCCGCTGCGTGGCGGCAACCTGGGGCTGATCACCGCGCCGCCCGCCGTGCAGGCCATCTGGGACGAGTCGCCCGTGCGGCGCACCCCGGTGGAATGGGCGCTACGCTGGGTGTGGAACCATCCGGAAGTGACGCTGGTACTGTCCGGCATGAACGAGGAAGCCCACATCGCCGAGAACATGGCCATTGCCGGTTCCGCAGAGGCCGGGTCCATGACCTCGCAGGAACTGGAACTGGTGGCCCGCGCCAGCGCCAAGTACCGCGAACTGATGAAGGTGCGCTGCACCGGCTGCGGCTACTGCATGCCGTGCCCCATGGGTGTTTCCATTCCCATGTGCTTCGAAACCTACAACAAGATGCACATGTTCGGTAACATTCAGGAAGGCAAGTTCCTGTACGCCCTGCGCATGAGTGGCGAGATCGGCAGCGAAGGCCCCGGTTACGCCTCGCAGTGCGTGGCCTGCGGCCAGTGTGTCGAGAACTGTCCGCAGAACATCGCCATTCCGGAAGTGTTGGCCGAGCTGGCCGCCGAACTGGAAGGGCCGGACTTTGCACAGTTGCAGGAGGCGGGGCGGCAGTTTTTGCGCCGCACTGCGTAA
- a CDS encoding AraC family transcriptional regulator: MSKLAISEGKTETGLPGVGLYKTSGSIHRTPLLYQQGLLILGQGAKLVHFGGRVYQYDQDHYLALSVPIAAECEAVATPEKPLLSLVVDIDLGVLNQLIGQIEDRIDYRSLTQGCTHQGLFLAKADAAFKNTVLRLLMALSCPLEAQVLGPGLVRELLFRVLCGENAAALHALATKNTNMSRIEKALKQIHGNFSEPFNVDQLAGFVNMSPSTFHRAFKDVTAFSPIQYLKRVRLNKARSLLREDGVRASEAARMVGYESVSQFSREFRRYFGISPSHAGGLNGE; this comes from the coding sequence ATGAGCAAACTTGCCATCAGCGAGGGCAAGACGGAAACCGGGCTGCCCGGCGTGGGGCTGTACAAAACATCAGGATCCATCCACCGGACACCGCTGCTGTACCAGCAGGGGTTGCTCATTCTCGGCCAGGGGGCCAAGCTGGTGCACTTTGGCGGGCGGGTCTACCAGTACGACCAGGACCACTACCTGGCCCTCAGCGTGCCCATTGCCGCCGAATGCGAAGCCGTGGCCACGCCGGAAAAGCCGTTGTTGTCCCTGGTCGTGGACATCGACCTTGGCGTGCTCAACCAACTCATAGGTCAGATAGAAGACCGTATCGACTACCGCTCGCTGACGCAAGGGTGCACCCATCAGGGGCTGTTCCTGGCCAAGGCAGACGCCGCGTTCAAGAACACGGTGCTGCGCCTGCTGATGGCGCTGTCCTGCCCGCTGGAAGCGCAGGTGCTGGGGCCGGGGCTGGTGCGCGAACTGCTGTTCCGGGTGCTGTGCGGAGAGAATGCGGCGGCGCTGCACGCACTGGCCACCAAGAACACCAACATGTCGCGCATCGAAAAGGCCCTGAAGCAGATCCACGGCAACTTTTCGGAGCCCTTCAACGTGGACCAGCTGGCGGGGTTCGTGAACATGAGCCCGTCCACCTTCCACCGGGCCTTCAAGGACGTGACCGCCTTTTCGCCCATCCAGTACCTGAAGCGGGTGCGCCTGAACAAGGCGCGCAGCCTGCTGCGCGAGGACGGCGTGCGCGCCAGCGAGGCCGCGCGCATGGTGGGCTATGAAAGCGTTTCGCAGTTCAGCCGGGAATTCCGCCGCTATTTCGGTATCAGCCCCAGCCACGCGGGCGGGTTGAATGGGGAATGA
- a CDS encoding DUF4079 family protein, whose product MVWIHPVLQFVATLIGLYAMYFGWVRFQTSHMGRKLVFPWKPHVKWGTVALGVWAAGSLLGLVVARLAWSNMFLTGSHAWIGLLMVPLCAVGYLTGQRMDVVKKRRKLLPLVHGVNNLLLVLLALWQLWTGIGVVRDYLL is encoded by the coding sequence ATGGTCTGGATTCACCCCGTCCTGCAATTCGTCGCCACGCTCATCGGCCTGTACGCCATGTATTTCGGCTGGGTACGCTTTCAGACCTCGCACATGGGGCGCAAATTGGTCTTTCCGTGGAAGCCGCACGTCAAATGGGGCACCGTGGCCCTTGGCGTATGGGCGGCGGGTTCGCTGCTGGGGCTGGTCGTGGCCCGGCTGGCGTGGTCCAACATGTTCCTGACCGGATCGCACGCCTGGATCGGCCTGCTGATGGTGCCGCTGTGCGCGGTGGGCTATCTGACCGGGCAGCGCATGGACGTGGTGAAGAAACGCCGCAAGCTGCTGCCGCTGGTGCACGGCGTCAACAACCTGCTGCTGGTGCTGCTGGCCCTGTGGCAGTTGTGGACGGGCATCGGCGTGGTACGCGACTACCTGCTGTAG
- a CDS encoding UbiA family prenyltransferase, whose translation MPRLHDLRLLLRLNVTLMVGAATAFGFLLAVPLPHGGGTGEGDGSPAAALAFVVAGAMLLAAACSAWNQVQERDIDALLPRTAGRPLPTGRMGRMGPWLAAGIGVVLFLAALGCLHAAGELAAVLAYGQAGGPWHDASPGTGTPVSGVLLLLVGMGIAVVYNGVYTPLKRVTSFALLPGALVGAMPPLLGWMAAGGDPRDPVAILLYGVYVLWQVPHFWLRAQRERIHYARAGLPVPPAQFAGARYARLLRVWYHAYAVAVLMLPVFPLLHAPLVRAGVVLLGVGLLVVSTLARKAGDAAATAAGGGVEAGVVQGSASTRMARREIIALRAADAAMPALMLLLLLDRMLPLF comes from the coding sequence ATGCCCCGCCTGCATGACCTGCGCCTGCTGCTGCGCCTGAACGTGACCCTGATGGTGGGGGCGGCCACGGCGTTCGGCTTTCTGCTGGCCGTGCCGCTGCCGCATGGTGGCGGCACGGGAGAGGGTGATGGCAGCCCCGCTGCCGCCCTGGCCTTTGTGGTCGCCGGGGCCATGTTGCTGGCCGCAGCCTGTTCGGCATGGAATCAGGTGCAGGAGCGGGACATCGACGCGCTGCTGCCACGCACGGCGGGGCGCCCCCTGCCGACTGGGCGTATGGGGCGCATGGGGCCGTGGCTGGCCGCAGGCATCGGCGTGGTGTTGTTTCTTGCGGCGCTGGGTTGCCTGCATGCTGCCGGAGAACTGGCCGCAGTGCTGGCGTACGGACAGGCCGGGGGCCCTTGGCACGACGCTTCGCCCGGCACGGGCACGCCGGTGTCAGGGGTGTTGCTGCTTCTGGTGGGCATGGGCATCGCCGTGGTCTACAACGGGGTGTACACCCCGCTGAAGCGCGTCACGTCGTTCGCCCTGCTGCCGGGCGCGCTGGTGGGGGCCATGCCGCCCCTGCTGGGCTGGATGGCGGCGGGCGGCGACCCGCGCGACCCCGTGGCCATCCTGCTGTACGGGGTGTACGTGCTGTGGCAGGTGCCCCATTTCTGGCTGCGCGCCCAGCGTGAACGCATCCATTACGCCCGGGCCGGGCTGCCCGTGCCCCCGGCCCAGTTCGCCGGCGCGCGCTACGCCCGGCTGCTGCGGGTGTGGTACCACGCCTATGCCGTGGCCGTGCTGATGCTGCCGGTGTTCCCCCTGCTGCACGCCCCGCTGGTGCGCGCCGGGGTGGTCCTGCTGGGCGTGGGGCTGCTGGTGGTATCGACGCTGGCGCGGAAGGCAGGTGATGCGGCGGCAACAGCAGCGGGAGGGGGCGTGGAAGCAGGCGTTGTGCAGGGTTCCGCCTCCACCCGCATGGCCCGGCGCGAGATCATCGCCCTGCGCGCCGCCGATGCAGCCATGCCAGCGCTGATGCTGCTGTTGCTGCTGGACCGGATGCTGCCTTTATTCTAA
- the coxB gene encoding cytochrome c oxidase subunit II, which produces MYPQSLSPVQQVDFIFTVIFGFSVFVLLAITAAMLWFVWHYRESRHPVPAQISGNVPAEIAWTLIPSILVMGLFYYGWEGYKALRTVPKDAMEVKVTARMWSWVFEYPGGKRNSVLVVPVDTPVKLNMTSVDVIHSLYVPAFRIKMDTVPGMETYAWFKADRTGEYDLLCAEYCGLKHANMITTVKVVDKPAFDTWLASTDAPEGKGRALMETHGCLSCHSLDGSPGVGPTFKGLYGAEREVALPDGTKRKVVADEGYLRRAFTDPNGEVVVGYDPIMPSTEGTVPNEDMEQMLAWLMHGNEVGREEGRRLMEAEGCISCHSTDGSIIAGPSLKGLWNAPTTVLRDGKEQQVTADEAYLRAKIANAPSLGTVKGFDPMMPPYEHLTPEQLGSMVEYIKSLGEHAH; this is translated from the coding sequence ATGTATCCGCAATCGTTGTCGCCGGTGCAGCAGGTTGATTTCATCTTCACCGTCATCTTCGGGTTCTCGGTGTTCGTGCTGCTGGCCATCACCGCAGCCATGCTGTGGTTCGTGTGGCACTACCGCGAATCTCGCCACCCGGTGCCCGCGCAGATATCGGGCAACGTGCCCGCCGAGATCGCCTGGACGCTGATTCCCTCCATTCTGGTCATGGGGCTGTTCTACTACGGGTGGGAGGGCTACAAGGCCCTGCGCACCGTGCCCAAGGACGCCATGGAGGTGAAGGTGACCGCCCGCATGTGGTCGTGGGTGTTCGAGTACCCCGGCGGCAAGCGGAACAGCGTGCTGGTGGTGCCCGTGGACACCCCGGTCAAACTGAACATGACCAGCGTGGACGTGATCCACAGTCTGTACGTGCCTGCCTTTCGCATCAAGATGGACACCGTGCCCGGCATGGAAACCTATGCCTGGTTCAAGGCCGACCGCACTGGCGAATACGACCTGCTGTGCGCCGAATACTGCGGCCTGAAGCACGCCAACATGATCACCACGGTCAAGGTGGTGGACAAGCCCGCCTTCGACACCTGGCTGGCCAGCACCGACGCGCCCGAAGGCAAGGGCAGGGCGCTGATGGAGACCCACGGCTGCCTTTCGTGCCATTCGCTGGACGGCTCACCCGGCGTCGGCCCCACCTTCAAGGGGTTGTATGGCGCCGAGCGCGAGGTGGCCCTGCCCGACGGCACCAAGCGCAAGGTGGTGGCCGACGAAGGATACCTGCGCCGTGCCTTCACCGATCCCAACGGCGAGGTGGTGGTGGGCTATGACCCCATCATGCCCTCCACGGAAGGCACGGTGCCCAACGAGGACATGGAGCAGATGCTGGCCTGGCTGATGCACGGCAACGAGGTGGGCCGCGAGGAAGGCCGGCGGCTGATGGAGGCCGAGGGCTGCATCTCGTGCCATTCCACCGACGGCTCGATCATCGCCGGGCCGAGCCTGAAAGGGCTGTGGAACGCGCCCACCACGGTGCTGCGTGACGGCAAGGAGCAGCAGGTCACCGCCGACGAGGCGTACCTGCGCGCCAAGATCGCCAATGCGCCGTCGTTGGGCACGGTAAAGGGCTTCGACCCCATGATGCCGCCGTACGAGCATCTGACGCCGGAGCAACTGGGAAGCATGGTGGAATACATCAAGTCCCTTGGCGAACACGCACATTGA
- a CDS encoding cytochrome C oxidase subunit IV family protein, with protein MTGHDTEHHAVPLRTNMLVWVALLTLTAITVGVTSFDFGFLNVVVALTVATTKAGLVILWFMHLRYEGRVIRLMVFTAFVILAIAIGFTFFDVAYR; from the coding sequence ATGACCGGACATGATACAGAGCACCATGCCGTCCCCCTGCGCACCAACATGCTGGTGTGGGTGGCGCTGCTGACGCTGACCGCCATCACCGTGGGGGTTACCAGTTTCGACTTCGGCTTCCTGAACGTGGTGGTGGCGCTGACCGTGGCCACCACCAAGGCGGGGCTGGTCATCCTGTGGTTCATGCACCTGCGCTACGAGGGCAGGGTCATCCGGCTGATGGTGTTCACGGCCTTCGTCATCCTTGCCATCGCCATCGGGTTCACCTTCTTCGACGTGGCCTACAGGTAG
- a CDS encoding cytochrome c oxidase subunit 3 family protein has product MHEPRDYEGAKIGMWLFLFTEVLLFGGLFLLYAVYLHRYPAEFHAAGKDLSRIFGTANTVVLITSSLCMALAISALQRGKTLLSQRLVLLTVAMAGVFLVNKFFEWSAKIGHGIYPNSPGLLKLPPGEMVFFNLYYLMTGLHGVHVIIGGAVLLYGWHLMRAGRVTPEHFVFLENGGLYWHLVDLVWIYLFPLFYLVV; this is encoded by the coding sequence ATGCATGAGCCCCGCGACTACGAAGGCGCCAAGATCGGCATGTGGCTGTTCCTGTTCACGGAAGTGCTGCTGTTCGGCGGGCTGTTCCTGCTCTATGCCGTGTACCTGCACCGCTACCCGGCGGAATTTCACGCTGCGGGCAAGGATCTGAGCCGCATTTTCGGCACCGCCAACACCGTGGTGCTCATCACCAGTTCACTGTGCATGGCCCTGGCCATCAGCGCGCTGCAACGCGGCAAGACGCTGCTTTCGCAACGGCTGGTTTTGCTTACCGTGGCCATGGCCGGGGTGTTTCTGGTGAACAAGTTCTTCGAGTGGAGCGCCAAGATCGGCCATGGCATCTATCCCAACAGCCCCGGCCTGCTCAAGCTGCCGCCCGGCGAGATGGTGTTCTTCAACCTGTACTACCTGATGACCGGGCTGCACGGCGTCCACGTGATCATCGGCGGTGCCGTGCTGCTGTACGGCTGGCACCTGATGCGCGCGGGCCGGGTTACCCCGGAGCACTTCGTGTTCCTGGAAAACGGCGGCCTGTACTGGCACCTGGTGGACCTGGTGTGGATCTACCTGTTTCCGCTCTTCTACCTTGTGGTCTAG
- the ctaD gene encoding cytochrome c oxidase subunit I: protein MSADAHDHPNFFQPLPGTKGGIASWIFSTDHKRIGMLYLYCIVTMFLVGLALGFLIRLELIAPGRTIMGPQTYNALFTLHGVVMIFLVVIPSIPAAFGNIFLPIQIGAEDVSFPRLNILSWWLYIIGAVLAVLSLVTGKGAPDTGWTFYVPFSAVTTTNVDVAVIAVFILGFSSILTGLNFITTLHRLRAPGMTWTRLPLFCWSLYATGWIQVLATPILGITVLLIFAERVLGVGLFDPSRGGDPILYQHLFWIYSHPAVYIMILPAMGVISEILPVFARKPIFGYKMIAFSSLAIAFAGSLVWAHHMFVSGMSDTAVMIFSFLTFVVAIPSAIKVFNWVSTLYKGSIRVEPPLWFALAFIFLFSIGGLTGLVLGSAGTNVHVHDTYFVVAHFHYVIFGGMGFGLFGAMHYWFPKVYGRMYDKRIANWSCLIAFVGFNLLYFPMFILGLQGMPRRYYDYLPKYAEGHFFSTMGSWVLATGLLLMFWNLWRGIRHGAPAGRNPWGAATLEWMVPSPPPHHNFEAEPVVTHGPYDYSGVKPDA, encoded by the coding sequence ATGAGCGCAGACGCGCACGACCACCCGAACTTCTTCCAGCCGCTGCCCGGCACGAAGGGCGGGATCGCCTCGTGGATTTTCAGCACCGACCACAAGCGCATCGGCATGCTGTACCTGTACTGCATCGTCACCATGTTCCTGGTGGGGCTGGCGCTGGGCTTCCTGATCCGGCTGGAACTCATCGCGCCGGGCCGCACCATCATGGGGCCGCAGACCTACAACGCCCTGTTCACCCTGCACGGGGTGGTGATGATCTTCCTGGTGGTCATTCCCAGCATTCCCGCCGCGTTCGGCAACATCTTCCTGCCCATCCAGATCGGGGCCGAGGACGTGTCCTTTCCCCGGCTGAACATCCTTTCGTGGTGGCTGTACATCATCGGCGCGGTGCTGGCCGTGCTCTCGCTGGTCACGGGCAAGGGCGCGCCGGACACGGGCTGGACCTTCTACGTGCCGTTCAGCGCCGTGACCACCACCAACGTGGATGTCGCCGTCATCGCCGTGTTCATCCTGGGCTTCTCGTCCATCCTCACCGGGCTCAACTTCATCACCACCCTGCACCGGCTGCGCGCCCCCGGCATGACCTGGACCCGCCTTCCGCTGTTCTGCTGGTCGCTGTACGCCACCGGGTGGATACAGGTGCTGGCCACGCCCATCCTCGGCATTACCGTGCTGCTCATCTTCGCCGAGCGGGTGCTTGGCGTGGGGCTGTTCGACCCCTCGCGCGGGGGCGACCCCATCCTGTACCAGCACCTGTTCTGGATCTATTCGCACCCGGCCGTGTACATCATGATCCTGCCCGCCATGGGCGTGATCTCCGAAATCCTGCCGGTATTCGCGCGCAAACCCATCTTCGGCTACAAGATGATCGCCTTCTCAAGCCTGGCCATAGCCTTCGCCGGGTCGCTGGTGTGGGCGCACCACATGTTCGTCAGCGGCATGAGTGACACGGCGGTGATGATCTTCTCGTTCCTGACCTTCGTGGTGGCCATTCCTTCGGCCATCAAGGTCTTCAACTGGGTGTCCACCCTGTACAAGGGGTCCATCCGGGTGGAACCGCCGCTGTGGTTCGCGCTGGCGTTCATCTTCCTGTTTTCCATCGGCGGGCTGACCGGTCTTGTGCTGGGGTCCGCGGGCACCAACGTGCACGTGCACGACACCTATTTCGTGGTGGCGCACTTTCACTACGTGATCTTTGGCGGGATGGGATTCGGGCTGTTCGGGGCCATGCACTACTGGTTCCCCAAGGTGTACGGGCGCATGTACGACAAGCGCATTGCCAACTGGTCGTGCCTGATCGCCTTCGTGGGCTTCAACCTGCTGTACTTCCCCATGTTCATCCTGGGCTTGCAGGGCATGCCGCGCCGCTACTACGACTACCTGCCCAAGTACGCCGAGGGGCACTTCTTCTCCACCATGGGCTCGTGGGTGCTGGCCACGGGGCTGCTGCTGATGTTCTGGAACCTCTGGCGGGGCATCCGCCACGGCGCGCCCGCGGGCCGCAATCCGTGGGGAGCGGCAACCCTGGAATGGATGGTGCCGTCGCCGCCGCCGCACCACAATTTCGAGGCCGAACCCGTGGTCACCCATGGCCCCTACGACTACTCGGGGGTGAAGCCCGATGCATGA
- a CDS encoding SCO family protein, with protein MAAAPPPVLLAAADMPHSAMDAASGAAHTGHSGQSGQGGNGEATMPAEHAGHVMPAPMANASGDAAPHQGHAPADTGQLPTEHVHPVPPPTTGKLGQPGQPGQSIQPGQGASGNPSAQTPLAGVDERLGDIIPEGILLRDESGTPVDPRTLMDVPVIIAPIYYSCPTVCNMLQSSLARVLPQVSLQPGKEYRVLSVSFDETDTPQLAARKKQNYFAAMNFAYPEDGWRFLSGDLASINRFMDAIGFRFTRQGRDFIHPVVLVVAAPGGKVVRYLYGQSFLPFDLTMAVTEASHGTIGLSVKRVLSYCFTYDPEGRRYVFDFMRIAGLIILFGAAVLLFVLVRGGPRRKERKGGDSTPTSGSSPSGSSSSDPSASDPPKPGPPQG; from the coding sequence ATGGCCGCCGCTCCGCCCCCCGTTCTGCTCGCCGCCGCCGACATGCCCCATTCCGCCATGGATGCCGCGAGCGGAGCGGCCCATACCGGACATTCCGGGCAGAGCGGGCAGGGCGGAAACGGCGAAGCGACCATGCCCGCCGAGCATGCGGGGCACGTCATGCCTGCCCCCATGGCAAACGCCTCCGGCGATGCCGCCCCCCATCAGGGGCATGCCCCCGCCGATACCGGTCAGCTCCCGACGGAACACGTACACCCGGTCCCCCCGCCCACCACGGGAAAGCTGGGCCAGCCCGGCCAACCCGGTCAGTCGATTCAGCCGGGGCAGGGCGCTTCCGGCAACCCGTCCGCCCAGACGCCGCTTGCGGGGGTGGACGAGCGCCTCGGCGACATCATTCCCGAAGGCATCCTGCTGCGCGACGAGTCGGGCACGCCCGTCGACCCGCGCACCCTGATGGACGTACCGGTGATCATCGCGCCCATCTATTATTCCTGCCCCACCGTGTGCAACATGCTGCAAAGCTCGCTGGCGCGGGTGCTGCCGCAGGTGTCGCTGCAACCGGGCAAGGAGTACCGGGTGCTGTCCGTGAGCTTTGACGAGACGGACACCCCGCAACTGGCCGCGCGCAAGAAGCAGAACTATTTCGCGGCCATGAATTTTGCCTATCCGGAAGACGGCTGGCGTTTCCTGTCCGGCGACCTTGCGTCCATCAACAGGTTCATGGACGCCATCGGCTTCCGGTTCACCCGGCAGGGGCGCGACTTCATCCATCCCGTGGTGCTGGTGGTCGCCGCGCCCGGGGGCAAGGTGGTGCGTTACCTGTACGGCCAAAGCTTTCTGCCCTTCGACCTGACCATGGCCGTCACCGAGGCCTCGCACGGCACCATCGGCCTGTCCGTGAAGCGCGTGCTGTCGTACTGCTTCACCTACGACCCGGAAGGGCGGCGCTACGTGTTCGATTTCATGCGCATCGCCGGGTTGATCATTCTGTTCGGCGCGGCGGTGCTGCTGTTCGTGCTGGTGCGGGGCGGCCCGCGCAGGAAGGAGCGCAAGGGGGGAGATAGCACTCCCACGTCCGGCTCCTCCCCATCTGGTTCATCTTCATCCGACCCGTCCGCGTCGGATCCGCCAAAGCCAGGGCCTCCCCAGGGATAG
- a CDS encoding c-type cytochrome, which translates to MKRILVVMSICAALAFGVSVAMAADGATLYKSCVGCHGADGSKQAMGVGHAVKGQKADELFKKLKGYADGSYGGEKKAVMTNLVKRYSDEEMKAMADYMSKL; encoded by the coding sequence ATGAAACGCATTCTTGTGGTCATGAGCATCTGTGCCGCCCTTGCCTTTGGTGTTTCCGTCGCCATGGCCGCTGACGGCGCCACACTGTACAAGTCGTGTGTGGGCTGCCACGGGGCCGACGGCTCCAAGCAGGCCATGGGCGTGGGCCACGCCGTGAAGGGCCAGAAGGCCGACGAACTGTTCAAGAAGCTGAAGGGCTATGCCGACGGCAGCTACGGCGGCGAAAAGAAGGCCGTCATGACCAACCTCGTCAAGCGCTATTCCGACGAGGAAATGAAGGCCATGGCCGACTACATGTCCAAGCTGTAG
- a CDS encoding c-type cytochrome, protein MKAIVGIAVLGALLACTAWIPAVADTALAADGAALYAQCAGCHGEDGSKAALGAARPVKGQTADTLYGKLKGYANGSYGGDKKAVMAGIAKKLSDGDMRALAAHMASF, encoded by the coding sequence ATGAAGGCAATCGTGGGCATTGCGGTTTTGGGCGCGCTGCTGGCCTGTACGGCATGGATTCCGGCTGTCGCCGACACTGCCCTGGCCGCTGATGGCGCGGCATTGTACGCACAATGCGCAGGCTGTCATGGAGAGGACGGAAGCAAGGCCGCCCTTGGCGCCGCCCGCCCTGTGAAGGGACAGACCGCCGACACCCTGTACGGCAAGCTCAAGGGCTATGCGAACGGCAGTTACGGCGGCGATAAGAAGGCCGTCATGGCGGGCATCGCCAAAAAGCTTTCGGACGGGGACATGCGCGCTTTGGCCGCGCACATGGCCTCCTTCTAA
- the secF gene encoding protein translocase subunit SecF, translating into MGFSFIRHDTNVDFVSMRHKAYVISIAIIVVGLLSMVFKGGLTYGIDFAGGAIVQVKFDRPVPDDTLKKSLAEASLPGLAVQRFGEGETEYLIRMSHTDESAETLRSSVTEALTTNLKDAKFEVQRLEMVGPKVGADLKSKAVEALYYAVLLIAIYISGRFERRWMASAVMAGTLAGGMYLLGLIGVPKLWLVPFSLVLTMVLCWKLRLNFALGAIVALVHDVMITLGVLSLLDKEVDLNIVAALLTLIGYSLNDTIIVYDRIRETLRTHRKEWNYAHIINTSINQTLSRTILTGGTTLLVILALFVLGGGVIHDFALTMLVGVFVGILSSIFVASPVLLHFGMPEEEKEPAPRVGQEGAV; encoded by the coding sequence ATGGGTTTCTCGTTCATCCGGCATGATACCAATGTCGATTTCGTGAGCATGCGCCACAAGGCGTACGTGATCTCCATCGCGATCATCGTCGTGGGCCTGCTGTCCATGGTCTTCAAGGGCGGCCTTACCTACGGCATCGACTTCGCGGGCGGGGCCATCGTGCAGGTCAAGTTCGACCGGCCCGTGCCCGACGACACCCTGAAGAAGAGCCTTGCCGAGGCCAGCCTGCCCGGTCTTGCCGTGCAGCGCTTCGGCGAGGGCGAAACCGAATACCTCATCCGCATGTCGCACACCGACGAATCGGCCGAGACGTTGCGTTCGTCCGTAACCGAGGCGCTGACGACCAACCTCAAGGACGCGAAGTTCGAGGTGCAGCGGCTGGAAATGGTCGGCCCCAAGGTGGGCGCGGACCTGAAGAGCAAGGCCGTGGAGGCGCTGTACTACGCGGTGCTGCTCATCGCCATCTACATCTCCGGCCGGTTCGAGCGGCGCTGGATGGCGTCCGCCGTCATGGCGGGCACGCTGGCGGGCGGCATGTACCTGCTGGGGCTCATCGGCGTGCCCAAGCTGTGGCTGGTGCCGTTTTCGCTGGTGCTCACCATGGTGCTGTGCTGGAAATTGCGCCTCAACTTCGCGCTGGGGGCCATCGTGGCACTGGTGCACGACGTCATGATCACCCTCGGCGTGCTTTCCCTGCTGGACAAGGAAGTGGACCTGAACATCGTGGCGGCGTTGCTGACCCTGATCGGCTACTCGCTGAACGACACCATCATCGTCTACGACCGCATCCGCGAAACGCTGCGCACCCACCGCAAGGAATGGAACTACGCGCACATCATCAACACCAGCATCAACCAGACGCTCAGCCGCACCATCCTGACGGGCGGCACCACGTTGCTGGTCATCCTGGCGCTGTTCGTGCTGGGGGGCGGGGTCATCCACGACTTCGCGCTGACCATGCTGGTGGGCGTGTTCGTGGGCATCCTGTCCTCCATCTTCGTGGCCAGCCCGGTGCTGCTGCACTTCGGCATGCCCGAGGAGGAAAAGGAACCCGCGCCGCGTGTCGGCCAGGAAGGAGCCGTGTAG